From one Synechocystis sp. PCC 6803 substr. PCC-P genomic stretch:
- a CDS encoding FAD-binding oxidoreductase — MAVVSLPFSPQNFPHSSSCSVQDLPPHQQMAIAQALAEPEHAPSHWVAPESQQELQCLLSECDRNNWPVIPCGNQSKLAWGGLAKPVQLLVSSAGLNRIVDHAVADLTVTVEAGVKLKDLQAILQPHQQFLPLNPLYHDQATVGGIMATGCAGPWQQRYGGVRDLVLGFSFVRWDGQLAKAGGRVVKNVAGYDLMKLFVGSYGTLGFISQITFRLYPLPSHSQTVFLTGDTNQLAKLSQALRRSGLAPTAALICSPALVQALNLGEELGLLVRFQNLEPVVQAQIDEVKKLAQTLTLASQSFDNQAESELWQRWENAMAGQGTTETILCKFGLLPAKAADFLQQLPGLGHVQLGNGIGWVRFGQLDREKLNQQRQICQNYGGYVTVLEASPECKKHWDVWGQSGHGLAMMGRLKNQFDPHNTFSPGRFVGGF; from the coding sequence GGAACATGCCCCCAGTCATTGGGTGGCCCCAGAAAGTCAGCAAGAGTTGCAATGTTTGCTAAGTGAGTGCGATCGAAATAATTGGCCAGTCATCCCCTGTGGCAACCAAAGTAAATTGGCTTGGGGTGGATTAGCTAAGCCGGTGCAGTTACTGGTTAGCAGTGCTGGCCTGAATAGGATTGTTGACCATGCGGTGGCAGATTTGACCGTGACGGTGGAAGCGGGGGTCAAACTCAAGGATTTACAGGCTATTTTGCAACCCCATCAGCAATTTCTGCCCCTTAATCCCCTCTACCATGACCAGGCAACGGTGGGAGGCATTATGGCCACAGGTTGTGCGGGGCCGTGGCAACAGCGTTACGGTGGGGTGCGAGACCTAGTTTTGGGGTTCTCCTTTGTCCGCTGGGATGGGCAACTGGCCAAAGCCGGCGGTAGGGTGGTCAAAAATGTGGCAGGTTATGACCTGATGAAACTTTTCGTTGGTTCCTACGGCACGTTAGGTTTTATTTCCCAAATTACCTTCCGTCTTTACCCTCTACCTTCCCATTCCCAAACAGTTTTTTTAACTGGTGATACCAACCAACTAGCCAAACTCAGCCAAGCCCTGCGGCGATCGGGACTGGCACCCACCGCGGCCCTAATCTGTTCCCCGGCTCTAGTTCAAGCATTAAACCTTGGGGAAGAATTGGGCTTACTCGTCCGTTTCCAAAACCTAGAGCCGGTGGTGCAGGCCCAGATTGATGAGGTAAAAAAACTCGCCCAAACTTTGACCTTGGCCAGCCAGTCCTTTGACAATCAAGCAGAGAGCGAACTTTGGCAACGGTGGGAAAATGCCATGGCCGGGCAGGGTACTACGGAAACCATACTCTGTAAGTTTGGTCTTTTACCCGCTAAGGCAGCGGATTTTCTGCAACAGTTACCAGGGTTGGGACATGTACAATTGGGCAATGGCATTGGTTGGGTACGTTTTGGCCAACTGGACCGGGAAAAGTTGAACCAGCAAAGGCAAATTTGTCAGAATTATGGTGGTTATGTAACGGTGTTAGAAGCGTCTCCGGAATGTAAAAAACACTGGGACGTTTGGGGCCAGAGTGGCCATGGTTTGGCTATGATGGGCCGTCTAAAAAATCAGTTCGACCCCCACAATACTTTTAGTCCTGGGCGCTTTGTAGGTGGTTTTTAG